The following are encoded together in the Scomber scombrus chromosome 7, fScoSco1.1, whole genome shotgun sequence genome:
- the LOC133983545 gene encoding lysophosphatidylcholine acyltransferase 1, protein MRLPSNRHCAAEGDGKKMDQAPPFRNPFVHVLKFTPLEKAKIAFMTVTLFPIRLLIAAFMMLLAWPFAFLASVGRSETTVEPQCLWRRLVDIILKVIMRVMWFAGGFHWMTVKGQRALPAEAPILTLAPHSSYFDAIPVTMTMASIVMKAESKDIPLWGTLIKYIRPVFVSRSDQDSRKKTVEEIKRRAHSGGEWPQIMIFPEGTCTNRSCLITFKPGAFIPAVPVQPVVFRYPNKLDTITWTWQGPGAFKILWLTLCQLHNEFEIEFLPIYTPSEEEKNNPALFSINVRRIMAKALGVPITDYSFEDCQLAMAEGQLRLPVDTCLLEFAKLVRRLRLKPQNTERVLQDYGNRSRKLEGQKLGLDDFAQFLDVPVSDMLRDMFALFDEHEDNCMDIREYVIALSVVCRPAKTLETMKLAFKMFEAEEDGAITETELAVILKTALGVTHLSVSHLFTAIDAEDTGKITFEKFRSFGELHPDFSEEYLYTENVGLHSGPCHYHQTKPSLSSLNLQGTATTKTANGICPDFTPNDHDGTIDGLLKKHN, encoded by the exons ATAGCATTTATGACAGTCACACTATTTCCCATCCGTCTGCTCATAGCTGCATTCATGATGCTGCTGGCTTGGCCTTTTGCCTTCCTGGCCTCAGTAGGACGCTCCGAGACCACCGTGGAACCCCAGTGCCTCTGGAGGAG ATTGGTGGACATAATTCTGAAGGTCATCATGCGGGTCATGTGGTTTGCGGGAGGTTTCCATTGGATGACAGTGAAAGGGCAAAGGGCATTGCCTGCAGAGGCACCCATCCTCACCCTGGCACCCCACTCTTCTTACTTTGATGCCATCCCAGTCACCATGACAATGGCTTCTATTGTCATGAAGGCCGAGAGCAAGGACATACCTCTCTGGGGCA CTTTGATTAAGTACATCAGGCCAGTGTTCGTTTCACGATCAGACCAGGACTCCAGGAAGAAGACTGTGGAGGAGATCAAACGCAGAGCACACTCTGGAGGGGAATGGCCTCAG ATAATGATATTTCCTGAGGGAACATGCACCAATAGATCCTGCCTAATCACTTTTAAGCCAG GGGCCTTCATTCCAGCTGTACCAGTGCAGCCAGTGGTGTTTCGTTATCCAAATAAACTG GACACAATCACATGGACGTGGCAAGGGCCTGGAGC GTTTAAAATCTTGTGGCTGACACTCTGCCAGTTGCACAACGAGTTTGAGATAGAG TTCCTCCCTATCTACACACcctcagaggaggagaaaaataacCCTGCTCTGTTTTCTATCAATGTGAGACGTATCATGGCTAA AGCCCTGGGGGTACCCATCACAGACTATTCATTTGAAGACTGCCAGCTGGCCATGGCAGAAGGCCAGTTGAGACTGCCAGTCGACACCTGTCTGCTGGAGTTTGCCAAGCTCGTCAGGAGACTGAG GCTGAAGCCCCAAAATACTGAGAGGGTTCTGCAGGACTATGGGAACAGATCCAGGAAGCTGGAGGGTCAGAAGCTGGGCTTGGATGACTTTGCTCAGTTCCTGGATGTGCCAGTTTCAGACATGCTACGAGACATGTTTGCTCTTTTTGATgag CATGAAGATAACTGCATGGATATCAGAGAATATGTGATAGCCTTATCTGTTGTATGCAGACCTGCCAAAACTCTGGAAACGATGAAATTGGCCTTCAAG ATGTTTGAGGCAGAGGAGGATGGTGCCATCACAGAGACGGAGTTGGCTGTTATTCTGAAGACAGCTTTAGGAGTGACTCACCTCAGTGTGTCACACCTGTTTACCGCCATTGACGCTGAAGACACAGGGAAGATCACATTTG AGAAGTTCAGAAGCTTTGGGGAGCTGCACCCAGACTTTTCTGAGGAGTACCTGTACACAGAAAACGTAGGCCTCCACAGTGGTCCCTGCCACTATCACCAAACAAAGCCCAGCCTGTCTTCCCTGAACCTGCAAGGCACTGCCACCACCAAAACAGCTAATGGTATCTGCCCTGACTTCACCCCCAATGACCATGATGGCACAATAGATGGACTCCTCAAGAAACACAACTGA
- the slc6a3 gene encoding sodium-dependent dopamine transporter: MSSVVAPEKPTANTMGPKEVELILVKEQNGVQFTSTTLVAPAPSQTHPSGEEERETWGKKIDFLLSVIGFAVDLANVWRFPYLCYKNGGGAFLVPYLFFMVIAGMPLFYMELALGQYNREGAAGVWKICPIFKGVGFTVILISLYVGFYYNVIISWALFYLFSSFTGELPWVHCNNSWNSPNCSDWADNSTVNDIYKATPAQEYFERGVLHIQDSNGIDDLGRPRWQLTSCLAVVIVLLYFSLWKGVKTSGKVVWITATMPYVVLTVLLLRGVTLPGAIDGIKAYLSVDFLRLCDAKVWIEAATQICFSLGVGFGVLIAFSSYNKFSNNCYRDAIITSSINSLTSFFSGFVVFSFLGYMSHKHNVALDKVVRDGAGLVFVIYPEAIATLPGSSVWAVIFFIMLLTLGIDSAMGGMESVITGLIDEFKFLHKHRELFTLFIVTATFLISLFCVTNGGMYVFTLLDHFAAGTSILFGVLIETIGIAWFYGVDRFSDDIEEMIGQRPGRYWRLCWKFVSPCFLLFMVVVSFAMFNPPNYGSYMFPPWANMVGWCLAISSMTMVPLYAIYKLCTLPGKFCDRLAYAITPETEHHLVDNGEVRQFTLQHWLVV, translated from the exons ATGTCCTCAGTTGTAGCCCCAGAAAAACCCACCGCCAACACCATGGGCCCAAAAGAG GTGGAGCTGATCCTTGTGAAGGAGCAGAATGGGGTTCAGTTTACCTCAACCACTCTAGTGGCTCCAGCTCCATCTCAGACCCACCccagtggagaggaggagagggagacctgggggaaaaaaattgactTCCTCCTTTCTGTGATTGGATTTGCGGTGGACCTTGCCAATGTGTGGAGATTCCCCTACCTCTGCTACAAGAATGGAGGAG GTGCATTCTTGGTGCCGTACCTGTTCTTCATGGTGATAGCAGGCATGCCTCTCTTCTACATGGAGCTGGCTCTGGGACAGTACAACAGAGAAGGGGCAGCAGGGGTCTGGAAGATATGTCCCATTTTTAAAG GCGTAGGCTTTACAGTGATCCTCATTTCCCTCTACGTTGGCTTCTACTATAACGTTATCATCTCCTGGGCGCTGTTCTACCTCTTCTCCTCGTTCACCGGCGAGCTACCCTGGGTTCACTGCAACAACTCCTGGAACAGTCCAAACTGCTCTGACTGGGCTGACAACAGCACCGTTAATGACATTTACAAGGCCACCCCTGCTCAGGAGTACTTTGA ACGAGGAGTGTTACACATCCAGGACAGTAACGGTATTGATGACCTGGGTCGTCCACGCTGGCAGTTGACTTCCTGTCTGGCTGTGGTGATTGTTCTCCTTTACTTCAGTCTCTGGAAGGGAGTCAAGACTTCTGGCAAG GTTGTGTGGATCACAGCCACCATGCCCTATGTGGTCTTGACTGTGCTACTTCTCAGAGGAGTCACTCTGCCTGGAGCCATCGATGGCATTAAGGCCTACCTCTCTGTGGACTTCCTGAGACTCTGTGATGCCAAG GTCTGGATTGAGGCAGCGACGCAGATCTGTTTCTCGCTGGGAGTGGGATTCGGTGTGCTAATTGCCTTTTCCAGCTACAACAAATTCAGCAACAACTGTTACAG AGATGCCATTATTACCAGCTCCATCAACTCCTTAACCAGTTTCTTCTCTGGATTTGTGGTCTTCTCCTTCCTTGGGTACATGTCCCACAAACACAACGTAGCTCTGGATAAGGTTGTCAGAGATG GTGCTGGGTTGGTGTTTGTCATTTACCCAGAAGCTATTGCAACATTACCTGGGTCATCAGTGTGGGcagttattttcttcataaTGCTACTGACACTGGGCATTGACAGTGCT ATGGGCGGGATGGAGTCAGTGATCACAGGGTTGATTGACGAGTTTAAATTCCTCCACAAGCACAGAGAACTGTTCACCCTCTTCATTGTCACTGCCACCTTCCTCATATCCCTCTTCTGTGTTACAAAT gGTGGGATGTATGTGTTTACTCTGCTGGACCACTTTGCAGCAGGCACATCAATTCTCTTTGGAGTGCTTATTGAAACCATCGGCATTGCATGGTTCTATG gAGTGGACCGTTTCAGTGACGACATTGAAGAGATGATTGGCCAGCGACCAGGTCGGTATTGGAGGCTGTGCTGGAAGTTTGTCAGCCCCTGCTTCCTGCTG TTCATGGTGGTGGTGAGCTTTGCCATGTTCAACCCTCCAAACTATGGCTCCTACATGTTTCCTCCATGGGCTAACATGGTGGGGTGGTGTCTGGCCATTTCATCAATGACCATGGTGCCTCTCTATGCCATCTACAAACTCTGCACATTGCCTGGAAAGTTCTGCGAT AGACTGGCTTATGCCATCACCCCAGAGACAGAGCATCATTTGGTAGACAATGGGGAGGTTCGGCAGTTCACA CTGCAACACTGGTTGGTGGTCTGA